In one Methylobacterium sp. SyP6R genomic region, the following are encoded:
- the fliF gene encoding flagellar basal-body MS-ring/collar protein FliF yields MSGREQAERLWSNIVELGPRRLAALGLIGLVVFLAVGLGAYYLSRPAQETLYTGLSREDVARIGGVLKDAGIRFDVSADGAAVLVPYGNTAQARMLLAEKGLPQSSKSGYELFNDLGSLGMTSFMQEVTRVRALEGEIARTIQGMKGVRAARVHIVLPERGSFRRDQQPPSASVVVRTEPADDRSGAQAIRQLVASAIPGMKPDRVTVIGADGTLLLSGDDGGQAPTGKMASLEKDMSHEVQDRIRRALTPYLGLGNFEVSVAAQLNTDKTSTSETIYNPDQQVARSVRSTRENENSQNRSAQRPTSAQQNLPDQRTRSDGNDTASNETSKKEDLTNYEIGQKVVQTVSDGYAVKHLSVAVLVNRSRLAAQAGQTDKDAATVNLDKQIAEIEQIVASAAGASKDRGDTVKVAAVSFINDGQALEPVPPLSIADVMMRQSATLINAATILVVAGLLIWFGLRPALRAILAPPEAAQTEIAALEAAGAAALPGAAMAEAGALPAPGQALPGAVPGQAALAGPDGMPAMASLIEDMAEKAKNSPQKRLEQLIDLDEEQVAAILKRWLMREEMA; encoded by the coding sequence ATGTCCGGTCGCGAGCAAGCCGAAAGGCTCTGGAGCAACATCGTCGAACTCGGCCCCCGGCGCCTCGCCGCGCTCGGGCTCATCGGCCTCGTGGTGTTCCTGGCGGTGGGCCTGGGCGCCTACTACCTGAGCCGGCCGGCGCAGGAGACGCTCTATACCGGCCTGTCCCGCGAAGACGTGGCGCGCATCGGCGGCGTGCTCAAGGATGCGGGCATCCGCTTCGACGTGAGCGCCGACGGCGCCGCCGTGCTGGTGCCCTACGGCAATACCGCGCAAGCCCGGATGCTGCTCGCCGAGAAGGGCCTGCCGCAGAGCTCGAAGTCGGGCTACGAATTGTTCAACGACCTCGGGTCGCTGGGCATGACCTCGTTCATGCAGGAGGTGACGCGGGTCCGCGCGCTCGAGGGCGAGATCGCCCGCACGATCCAGGGCATGAAGGGCGTGCGCGCGGCGCGCGTCCACATCGTGCTGCCGGAGCGCGGCTCGTTCCGGCGCGACCAGCAGCCTCCCTCGGCCTCCGTGGTGGTGCGCACCGAGCCGGCCGACGACCGCAGCGGCGCCCAGGCGATCCGCCAGCTCGTCGCCTCGGCGATCCCCGGCATGAAGCCCGACCGGGTCACGGTGATCGGCGCCGACGGCACGCTGCTCCTGTCGGGCGACGACGGCGGCCAGGCCCCGACCGGCAAGATGGCGAGCCTGGAGAAGGACATGAGCCACGAGGTGCAGGACCGCATCCGCCGGGCGCTGACCCCCTATCTCGGGCTGGGCAACTTCGAGGTCAGCGTCGCGGCCCAGCTCAACACCGACAAGACCTCGACCAGCGAGACGATCTACAACCCCGACCAGCAGGTCGCCCGCTCGGTCCGCTCGACGCGCGAGAACGAGAACAGCCAGAACCGCAGCGCCCAGCGGCCGACTTCCGCCCAGCAGAACCTGCCCGACCAGCGCACCCGTTCGGACGGCAACGACACTGCCAGCAACGAGACCTCCAAGAAGGAGGACCTCACCAACTACGAGATCGGCCAGAAGGTCGTCCAGACGGTGAGCGACGGCTACGCGGTCAAGCACCTCTCGGTCGCGGTGCTGGTCAACCGCTCGCGCCTCGCCGCGCAGGCCGGCCAGACGGACAAGGACGCCGCCACCGTCAACCTCGACAAGCAGATCGCCGAGATCGAGCAGATCGTCGCCTCGGCGGCCGGCGCCAGCAAGGATCGCGGCGACACGGTCAAGGTCGCGGCGGTGAGCTTCATCAACGACGGCCAGGCCCTCGAGCCGGTGCCGCCGCTCAGCATCGCCGACGTGATGATGCGCCAGTCGGCGACCCTCATCAACGCGGCCACCATCCTGGTGGTGGCGGGTCTGCTGATCTGGTTCGGCCTGCGCCCGGCGCTCCGCGCCATCCTGGCGCCGCCGGAAGCCGCCCAGACCGAGATCGCGGCCCTGGAGGCGGCGGGTGCCGCGGCGCTACCGGGCGCCGCGATGGCCGAGGCCGGCGCCCTGCCGGCTCCCGGACAGGCCTTGCCGGGCGCCGTGCCCGGCCAGGCGGCGCTCGCCGGCCCCGACGGGATGCCCGCCATGGCGAGCCTCATCGAGGACATGGCCGAGAAGGCGAAGAACTCGCCGCAGAAGCGCCTGGAGCAGCTGATCGACCTCGACGAGGAGCAGGTCGCCGCGATCCTCAAGCGCTGGCTGATGCGTGAGGAAATGGCGTGA
- a CDS encoding TetR family transcriptional regulator: protein MRVTREQVQENRRRILEAAGRLFRERGFSAVTVAEVMEAAGLTHGGFYGHFASKEDLAAQALAQALAPAPREAGTAPGEKAQDLAGFVAAYLSASHRDRPGSGCALAALGSEAARQPAPVRRAFTEGLEARLARMQEAMRGAFPESDRAAALAAISHLVGALVLARAVDDPALSDEILAAARGALTEP from the coding sequence ATGCGGGTGACGCGCGAGCAGGTCCAGGAGAACCGGCGCCGGATCCTCGAGGCGGCCGGCCGCCTCTTTCGAGAGAGGGGATTTTCGGCCGTGACGGTGGCCGAGGTGATGGAGGCCGCCGGCCTGACCCATGGCGGCTTCTACGGCCACTTCGCCTCGAAGGAGGATCTGGCCGCCCAGGCCCTGGCCCAGGCGCTGGCGCCCGCGCCGCGGGAGGCCGGGACGGCACCGGGAGAAAAGGCGCAGGACTTGGCCGGCTTCGTCGCCGCCTACCTGTCGGCCTCCCACCGCGACCGGCCGGGCTCGGGCTGCGCGCTCGCGGCCCTGGGCAGCGAGGCGGCGCGCCAGCCGGCTCCCGTGCGGCGCGCCTTCACGGAGGGGCTGGAGGCGCGGCTCGCCCGGATGCAGGAGGCGATGCGAGGGGCCTTTCCGGAGAGCGACCGGGCGGCGGCGCTCGCGGCGATCTCCCACCTCGTCGGCGCCCTGGTGCTCGCCCGGGCGGTGGACGATCCCGCCCTGTCCGACGAGATCCTGGCGGCGGCGCGCGGCGCTCTCACGGAACCTTGA
- a CDS encoding methyl-accepting chemotaxis protein, producing the protein MTSRRLPALRSIGGKLTAALLACSLTATALLGWTAYRQQHEAADAAIAAALNQRYRAVADAMADQGQRALAVSTGLAHDPAIGEAMQAGDRPAILARYAALGAPLADGLNLRLVSFFRPDGLALARLHAPNAHGDSVLARRATVRAVLQSGRPATGIEPGRDTIAIFATVPVVRNGATVGIVDVGSPLGAGFLADLKRRLGVDLAFHLVKDGTRTTLAATFSDKTLLDSAGHAEALAEATAQSIAEATAKAISWRETALSGRETAVTAGPLVTFAGQAIGTIEVALDISDLVAARHRAALTLLGVLALAALAALAVAWALARHIGRPLAALDRTMQALAEGHLDAAVPGTERSDEVGTMARSVRLFRDGLAEAEALRAAEETGRAQRERRAGAVDDLVRGFDRAVGEVVGMVSAAATEMQATAAQLTATAGESARRSASVAEAAGDAARNVRMVSDAAGTLGASVSEIDRQAAASAERSKEAVAEAAQAGTIVADLAGAANRIGDVLALISGIAQQTNLLALNATIEAARAGEAGRGFAVVAAEVKQLAGQTAKATAEISEQIAWIQASTGRAVTAIAGITETIHAVSDTAEVIAGTVREQGSATRAIVSSVGQASTRTGDVTATIAGVSQAARETGHAATQVLSTSSELAGQAERLRGQVQGFLEAVRAA; encoded by the coding sequence ATGACCTCGCGACGCCTGCCCGCTCTGCGCTCCATCGGAGGCAAGCTCACCGCCGCCCTGCTCGCCTGCTCGCTGACGGCGACCGCGCTCCTCGGATGGACCGCCTACCGGCAGCAGCACGAGGCCGCCGACGCCGCCATCGCCGCGGCCCTGAACCAGCGCTATCGGGCGGTGGCGGATGCGATGGCCGACCAGGGCCAGCGGGCGCTGGCGGTCTCGACGGGCCTCGCCCACGACCCGGCGATCGGCGAGGCGATGCAGGCCGGCGACCGCCCGGCGATCCTCGCGCGCTACGCGGCGCTCGGAGCGCCGCTCGCCGACGGCCTGAACCTGCGGCTCGTCAGCTTCTTCCGACCCGACGGCCTCGCGCTCGCGCGGCTGCACGCGCCGAACGCCCACGGCGATTCGGTGCTCGCCCGCCGCGCCACCGTGCGGGCGGTGTTGCAGAGCGGCAGGCCCGCCACCGGCATCGAGCCCGGGCGGGACACGATCGCGATCTTCGCCACGGTGCCGGTCGTGCGCAACGGCGCCACGGTCGGCATCGTCGATGTCGGCAGCCCGCTCGGCGCCGGCTTCCTCGCCGACCTGAAGCGGCGGCTCGGCGTCGACCTGGCCTTCCACCTCGTCAAGGACGGCACGCGCACGACCCTGGCGGCGACCTTTTCGGACAAGACCCTGCTCGACTCTGCCGGTCATGCGGAGGCCCTGGCCGAGGCGACCGCCCAATCGATCGCCGAGGCGACGGCCAAGGCGATCTCCTGGCGCGAGACCGCCCTCTCGGGGCGCGAGACCGCCGTGACGGCCGGCCCGCTCGTCACCTTCGCCGGCCAGGCGATCGGCACGATCGAGGTGGCGCTCGACATCTCGGACCTGGTCGCCGCGCGGCACCGGGCCGCCCTGACGCTGCTGGGCGTGCTCGCCCTCGCCGCCCTGGCGGCGCTCGCCGTCGCCTGGGCGCTCGCCCGGCATATCGGCCGGCCGCTCGCCGCCCTCGACCGTACCATGCAGGCCCTCGCCGAGGGCCATCTCGACGCGGCCGTGCCGGGGACGGAGCGGAGCGACGAGGTCGGCACCATGGCCCGCTCGGTCCGGCTGTTCCGCGATGGCCTCGCCGAGGCCGAAGCCTTGCGCGCCGCGGAGGAGACGGGCCGGGCGCAGCGCGAACGCCGGGCCGGCGCGGTGGACGACCTGGTGCGGGGCTTCGACCGGGCGGTGGGCGAGGTCGTCGGCATGGTCTCGGCGGCGGCGACCGAGATGCAGGCGACGGCGGCCCAGCTCACCGCCACCGCGGGCGAATCCGCCCGGCGCTCGGCCTCCGTGGCGGAAGCCGCCGGCGATGCCGCCCGCAACGTCCGGATGGTATCGGACGCGGCCGGCACGCTGGGCGCCTCGGTCAGCGAGATCGACCGCCAGGCCGCCGCCTCGGCCGAGCGCTCGAAGGAAGCGGTCGCGGAGGCCGCGCAGGCCGGCACGATCGTGGCGGACCTCGCCGGTGCCGCCAACCGGATCGGCGACGTGCTCGCCCTCATCTCAGGGATCGCCCAGCAGACGAACCTTCTGGCGCTCAACGCGACGATCGAGGCGGCCCGGGCCGGCGAGGCGGGGCGCGGCTTCGCGGTCGTCGCGGCGGAGGTCAAGCAGCTCGCCGGCCAGACCGCCAAGGCGACGGCCGAGATTTCCGAGCAGATCGCGTGGATCCAGGCCTCGACCGGGCGGGCCGTGACGGCGATCGCCGGGATCACCGAGACGATCCACGCGGTGAGCGACACCGCCGAGGTCATCGCCGGCACCGTGCGCGAGCAGGGCAGCGCGACCCGGGCGATCGTCAGCTCCGTCGGCCAAGCCTCGACCCGCACCGGCGACGTCACCGCGACGATCGCGGGCGTGTCGCAGGCCGCCCGGGAGACCGGCCACGCCGCCACCCAGGTGCTCTCCACCTCCTCGGAGCTTGCCGGCCAAGCCGAGCGCCTGCGTGGGCAGGTACAGGGGTTTCTGGAGGCGGTGCGGGCGGCGTGA
- a CDS encoding L,D-transpeptidase family protein, which yields MVLRVAFPYLPSAAIMAWMLGTGLAAAIEPPGPLPPASVPGQSPPAQAAQIQPPAPPAEPARREVTGAPEPLTGGATPLPVGPIKPAAAPKTSETRPAEPSTADGKPAPKKVSRELPPLVVARMSQDATPTLTPATFLDTLRAAERYQALVEAGGWPSLPPDLAVKPGERNPAIPTLRRHLVLTEDLAPGGPETDQLDPGLVAGLKRFQARHNLPETGLLGRQTVAALNVPAGVRQRQLSASANRLIGSSFPFGERYVVVNIPSAAVEAVDHGSVARRYVAVVGKPDRASPMVETRITNINFNPTWTVPVSLIKKDIIPHMRKDPGYLAKMHIRMLDGQGQEVQPTAVDWSTERAVNYTLRQDPGFDNSLGQVRIDMPNRHAVYMHDTPSKGLFSRDVRFHSSGCVRVADVKALVGWLLDGTPGPNGPGSAWGPMEIETGIATGERRDIKLAKPIPVTFVYLTGYATPDGRVHFRDDVYGLDTGRDTGKPGDVAVTGAIAKPGAAKAAAGQADAGQPRSAAAKPAATTSTAPKPTGAKPVAKPVATKAPPAEKGPASEKPAIRPAAKAPPAEKPAPAAEGRKGAPPT from the coding sequence ATGGTGTTGCGTGTTGCGTTTCCGTACCTGCCCTCGGCGGCGATCATGGCCTGGATGCTCGGCACCGGGCTGGCCGCGGCCATCGAGCCCCCGGGCCCGCTGCCGCCCGCTTCGGTGCCGGGCCAGAGCCCTCCGGCTCAGGCCGCCCAGATTCAGCCGCCGGCCCCGCCGGCCGAGCCCGCCCGGCGCGAGGTGACGGGTGCGCCCGAGCCCCTGACGGGCGGCGCGACACCGCTGCCGGTCGGCCCGATCAAGCCCGCCGCGGCCCCGAAGACGAGCGAGACCAGGCCGGCCGAGCCGAGTACGGCCGACGGCAAGCCGGCGCCGAAAAAGGTCTCGCGCGAGTTGCCGCCGCTGGTGGTGGCGCGGATGTCGCAGGACGCGACCCCGACCCTGACCCCGGCGACCTTCCTCGACACCCTGCGGGCGGCCGAGCGCTACCAGGCGCTGGTCGAGGCCGGCGGCTGGCCGTCCCTGCCGCCAGACCTCGCGGTGAAGCCCGGCGAGCGCAACCCGGCGATCCCGACTTTGCGCCGCCACCTCGTGCTGACCGAGGATCTGGCCCCCGGCGGCCCGGAGACCGACCAGCTCGATCCCGGCCTCGTCGCAGGGCTCAAGCGCTTCCAGGCCCGGCACAACCTGCCCGAGACCGGCCTCCTCGGCCGCCAGACCGTGGCCGCCCTCAACGTGCCCGCAGGCGTGCGCCAGCGCCAGCTCTCGGCCTCGGCCAACCGGCTGATCGGGTCGAGCTTCCCGTTCGGCGAGCGCTACGTGGTGGTCAACATTCCATCGGCGGCGGTCGAGGCGGTGGACCACGGCAGCGTAGCGCGCCGCTACGTCGCGGTGGTGGGCAAGCCGGACCGCGCCTCGCCGATGGTCGAGACCAGGATCACCAACATCAACTTCAACCCGACCTGGACCGTGCCGGTGTCCCTCATCAAGAAGGACATCATCCCGCACATGCGCAAGGACCCGGGCTACCTCGCCAAGATGCATATCCGCATGCTCGACGGGCAGGGCCAGGAGGTGCAGCCGACCGCCGTCGACTGGTCGACCGAGCGGGCGGTGAACTACACCCTGCGCCAGGATCCAGGCTTCGACAACTCGCTCGGCCAGGTGCGGATCGACATGCCGAACCGGCACGCGGTCTACATGCACGACACGCCGTCGAAGGGGCTGTTCTCCCGCGACGTGCGCTTCCACTCCTCGGGCTGCGTGCGCGTCGCCGACGTGAAGGCGCTGGTGGGCTGGCTGCTCGACGGCACGCCGGGCCCGAACGGCCCCGGCTCGGCCTGGGGGCCGATGGAGATCGAGACCGGCATCGCCACCGGCGAGCGCCGCGACATCAAGCTGGCCAAGCCCATTCCGGTGACCTTCGTCTACCTCACCGGCTACGCCACCCCGGACGGCCGGGTGCATTTTCGCGACGACGTCTACGGGCTCGATACGGGCAGGGATACGGGCAAGCCGGGGGATGTCGCCGTGACCGGGGCCATCGCGAAGCCGGGGGCGGCCAAGGCCGCTGCGGGGCAGGCGGATGCGGGGCAGCCCAGGTCCGCGGCCGCCAAGCCGGCCGCCACCACGTCGACGGCCCCGAAGCCGACCGGCGCCAAGCCCGTCGCCAAACCCGTCGCCACCAAGGCTCCGCCGGCCGAGAAGGGCCCGGCCAGCGAGAAGCCGGCCATCCGACCCGCCGCCAAGGCTCCGCCGGCCGAGAAACCCGCGCCGGCCGCCGAAGGCCGGAAAGGCGCCCCGCCGACCTGA
- a CDS encoding SDR family NAD(P)-dependent oxidoreductase, protein MSLPYRTALIVGAGAGISAALARQLTAEGLRVGLAARDVDKLADLAAETGAETFAADAADPRAVERLFAEADARIGEPDVVIYNASARAPGPLAALDPEAVRRALDVTAFGAFLVAQAAARRMERRGHGALLFTGATAGVKGFPLSAAFAMGKFALRGLAQSAARELGPKGIHVAHIVVDGAVRSARRPDPADKPDSTLTPEGVARAYLDLLRQPRDAWSFEVELRPWVERF, encoded by the coding sequence GTGAGCCTGCCCTATCGCACCGCCCTCATCGTCGGCGCCGGCGCCGGCATCAGCGCCGCGCTCGCCCGGCAACTCACCGCCGAGGGGCTGCGGGTCGGCCTCGCCGCCCGCGACGTGGACAAACTCGCGGACCTCGCCGCCGAGACCGGAGCCGAGACCTTCGCGGCCGATGCCGCCGACCCCCGGGCGGTCGAGCGGCTGTTCGCGGAGGCCGACGCCCGGATCGGTGAGCCCGACGTGGTGATCTACAACGCCAGCGCCCGGGCGCCCGGCCCGCTCGCCGCCCTCGATCCGGAGGCCGTGCGGCGGGCTTTGGACGTCACCGCCTTCGGCGCCTTCCTGGTCGCTCAGGCAGCGGCGCGGCGCATGGAGAGGCGGGGCCACGGCGCGCTCCTGTTCACCGGCGCCACCGCGGGGGTGAAGGGGTTTCCGCTCTCGGCCGCCTTCGCGATGGGCAAGTTCGCCCTGCGCGGCCTCGCCCAGAGTGCGGCGCGCGAACTCGGGCCCAAGGGCATCCACGTCGCCCACATCGTCGTCGACGGCGCGGTGCGCAGCGCCCGACGCCCCGACCCGGCGGACAAGCCCGACAGCACCCTCACGCCCGAGGGCGTGGCCCGCGCCTATCTCGACCTGCTGCGCCAGCCGCGGGATGCGTGGTCGTTCGAGGTCGAGTTGCGGCCTTGGGTGGAGCGGTTTTGA
- a CDS encoding PaaI family thioesterase, with protein sequence MASSALPDAPLRERRVTWSDPRATARAGQGLAGLDFLRALIAGEVPPPPIVALMGITLDEAEPGRVTMRMPAGEYLYNPIGSVHGGALATLLDSVMGCAVHSTLPAGRGYTTLEIKVNYLRAVTEGSGRVTAVGRVVHAGRRQAVAEASLTDEAGRLCATASTTCLVFDLPPAREERP encoded by the coding sequence ATGGCATCCAGCGCATTGCCGGACGCGCCTTTGCGGGAGCGCCGCGTGACCTGGTCCGATCCGCGGGCGACCGCCCGGGCCGGACAGGGCCTGGCCGGGCTCGATTTCCTGCGGGCGCTGATCGCCGGCGAGGTGCCGCCGCCGCCGATCGTGGCCCTCATGGGCATCACGCTCGACGAGGCCGAGCCGGGCCGGGTGACGATGCGGATGCCGGCGGGCGAATACCTCTACAACCCGATCGGCAGCGTCCATGGCGGCGCGCTGGCGACGCTGCTCGACAGCGTGATGGGCTGCGCCGTCCACTCCACCCTGCCGGCCGGGCGCGGCTACACCACGCTGGAGATCAAGGTGAACTACCTGCGGGCGGTGACGGAGGGCTCCGGCCGCGTCACGGCGGTCGGCCGGGTGGTCCATGCCGGGCGCCGCCAGGCCGTGGCCGAGGCGAGCCTGACCGACGAGGCCGGCCGGCTCTGCGCCACCGCCAGCACCACCTGCCTGGTCTTCGACCTGCCCCCCGCCCGGGAGGAGCGCCCGTGA
- a CDS encoding YeiH family protein, translated as MRPDTLGRTAIAVLPGLTLCVAVTAAASLVQAAEEHLVHHPYVEALVIAILAGIAIRSVWEPGPRWRIGIAFSAKQLLEVAVMLLGASISLAALVASGPALLAGIVATVVIALVASYSIGRLLGLPARMSILIACGNAICGNSAIAAVAPVIGASGDDVASSIAFTAILGVLVVLGLPLLIPLLGTNPTEYGVLAGLTVYAVPQVLAATVPVSLVSTQVGTLVKLVRVLMLGPVVLGLSLLAPRLRDEPGAAAGARKKLGFFKLVPWFILGFLALATARSLGLVPDAALAPLTRIAGILTVIAMAALGLGVDVRVVARVGGRVTLAVTASLAVLLLVSIALVRGLGIS; from the coding sequence ATGCGGCCTGACACGTTGGGGCGGACCGCCATCGCGGTCCTGCCCGGCCTCACCCTCTGCGTCGCCGTCACGGCGGCGGCGAGCCTCGTCCAGGCGGCGGAGGAGCACCTCGTCCACCACCCCTATGTCGAGGCGCTGGTGATCGCGATCCTCGCCGGCATCGCGATCCGCTCGGTCTGGGAGCCGGGGCCGCGGTGGCGCATCGGCATCGCCTTCAGCGCCAAGCAGCTGCTGGAGGTCGCCGTGATGCTGCTCGGCGCCTCGATCAGCCTCGCGGCGCTCGTCGCCTCGGGCCCGGCGCTGCTCGCCGGCATCGTCGCGACCGTGGTGATCGCGCTCGTCGCCAGCTACAGCATCGGCCGCCTGCTCGGGCTGCCGGCCCGGATGTCGATCCTGATCGCCTGCGGCAACGCGATCTGCGGCAACTCGGCCATCGCGGCGGTGGCCCCGGTGATCGGGGCGAGCGGCGACGACGTCGCCTCCTCGATCGCCTTCACGGCGATCCTCGGCGTGCTGGTGGTGTTGGGCCTGCCGCTCCTCATCCCGCTCCTCGGCACCAACCCGACCGAGTACGGCGTGCTCGCCGGCCTCACGGTCTATGCGGTGCCCCAGGTTCTCGCCGCCACCGTACCGGTGAGTCTCGTCAGCACCCAGGTCGGTACGCTGGTCAAGCTCGTGCGGGTGCTGATGCTCGGTCCCGTCGTGCTCGGCCTGTCGCTGCTCGCCCCGCGCCTGCGCGACGAGCCCGGCGCCGCGGCCGGGGCGAGGAAGAAGCTCGGCTTCTTCAAGCTGGTGCCGTGGTTCATCCTCGGCTTCCTCGCTCTCGCCACCGCTCGGTCGCTCGGCCTCGTGCCCGATGCGGCGCTGGCGCCCCTGACCCGCATCGCCGGCATCCTGACGGTCATCGCCATGGCGGCGCTCGGGCTGGGCGTCGACGTGCGGGTGGTGGCCCGGGTCGGCGGCCGGGTGACGCTCGCGGTCACCGCCTCCCTGGCGGTGCTGCTCCTCGTCAGCATCGCGCTGGTGCGGGGCCTGGGGATTTCCTGA
- a CDS encoding SDR family NAD(P)-dependent oxidoreductase, with protein MSDQTPAALITGASSGIGATYADRLARRGHPLVLVARDAARLEALATRLRSETGVAVDVLPADLTDPSGLAAVEARLRDDAGLGLLVNNAGAAAPAGFADPDLTPQYRLVDLNVVALTRLAGAAAQGFLVRGSGAIVNIGSVVALAPEWLPGVYGATKAYVLTLSQALRSELGPRGLYVQAVLPAATRTEIWERSGRAVESLPGVMAVGELVDAALKGFDRREAVTIPSLPDEGQWEAFEAARRAMVPNFSQEHAAARYRD; from the coding sequence ATGAGTGACCAGACGCCCGCCGCCCTGATCACCGGTGCCTCGTCCGGCATCGGAGCGACCTATGCCGACCGTCTCGCCCGGCGCGGCCATCCCCTGGTGCTGGTGGCGCGCGACGCCGCCCGGCTCGAGGCCCTCGCGACGCGGCTGCGGTCGGAGACCGGCGTCGCGGTCGACGTGCTGCCCGCCGACCTCACCGATCCATCGGGCCTCGCCGCGGTCGAGGCGCGCCTGCGCGACGATGCGGGACTCGGGCTCCTCGTCAACAATGCCGGCGCGGCGGCGCCGGCAGGCTTCGCCGACCCCGACCTCACGCCGCAATACCGCCTCGTCGACCTCAACGTGGTGGCGCTGACGCGGCTCGCCGGCGCCGCCGCGCAGGGGTTCCTCGTCCGGGGCAGCGGGGCGATCGTCAATATCGGCTCGGTGGTGGCGCTCGCGCCCGAGTGGCTGCCCGGCGTCTACGGGGCCACCAAGGCCTACGTGCTGACCCTGTCGCAGGCCCTCCGGTCGGAGCTGGGGCCGCGCGGCCTCTACGTCCAGGCCGTGCTGCCGGCCGCGACCCGCACGGAAATCTGGGAGCGCTCGGGACGGGCGGTGGAGAGCCTGCCGGGCGTGATGGCGGTCGGCGAACTGGTCGATGCCGCGCTCAAAGGTTTCGACCGGCGCGAGGCGGTGACGATCCCATCCCTGCCGGACGAGGGCCAGTGGGAGGCCTTCGAGGCCGCACGCCGGGCGATGGTGCCGAATTTTTCGCAAGAGCACGCCGCCGCGCGCTACCGCGACTGA
- a CDS encoding MotB family protein encodes MSEGHQEIIIIKRHGDHEDGHHGGAWKIALADFMTAMMALFLVMWLINSTSKEQKQTIAEYFNPVKLAEVTHDKKGLRDPHDTPSEPGAEGGKAEGKGAEGKGEGKGEGKAGDKASEAAPGSRARESALFQDPYAVLARLASEGERGDTASSDAAAVESGQPGISGGDAARDPFDPLYWQVEPLPRHRTERPGKVGTAVSAPSENRLDAAGQVAAAKPRDPKDAPTRVASADDGLPLTPKDPAKDAKDAAKSAALKVPAPADAPKDAAKDLARDPKDSTKEKAAETAAVAAMKAEIAKAVAPLATTGTPTPKVEVRRSGEGILISITDEIDFSMFGVGSAEPTPKVVRAIEKIAKVINSRPGRIVVRGHTDARPFRSDTYDNWRLSTARAQMASYMLVRGGVDESRIERIEGYADRQPRNPADPKAAENRRIEILVRGLPE; translated from the coding sequence ATGTCCGAAGGCCACCAGGAAATCATCATCATCAAGCGGCACGGCGACCACGAGGACGGCCATCACGGCGGCGCGTGGAAGATCGCGCTCGCCGACTTCATGACCGCCATGATGGCGCTGTTCCTCGTGATGTGGCTGATCAACTCCACCAGCAAGGAGCAGAAGCAGACCATCGCCGAGTACTTCAACCCGGTGAAGCTCGCCGAGGTCACCCACGACAAGAAGGGTCTGCGCGATCCCCACGACACCCCCTCCGAGCCCGGTGCCGAGGGCGGCAAGGCCGAGGGCAAGGGGGCTGAGGGCAAGGGGGAAGGCAAGGGCGAGGGCAAGGCCGGCGACAAGGCGAGCGAGGCCGCGCCGGGCAGCCGGGCGCGGGAATCGGCGCTGTTCCAGGACCCCTACGCCGTGCTGGCGCGGCTCGCCTCCGAGGGCGAGCGCGGCGACACGGCGAGTTCCGACGCGGCCGCGGTCGAATCCGGCCAGCCCGGCATCAGCGGCGGCGACGCGGCGCGCGATCCGTTCGATCCGCTCTACTGGCAGGTCGAGCCGCTGCCGCGCCACCGCACCGAGCGGCCGGGCAAGGTCGGCACCGCGGTCTCGGCCCCGTCCGAGAACCGCCTCGACGCCGCCGGCCAGGTGGCGGCGGCCAAGCCGCGCGACCCGAAGGACGCGCCCACCCGCGTCGCCTCGGCCGATGACGGGCTGCCGCTCACCCCCAAGGATCCGGCGAAGGACGCCAAGGACGCCGCGAAGTCGGCCGCCCTCAAGGTGCCGGCGCCCGCGGACGCCCCGAAGGATGCGGCCAAGGATCTTGCCAGGGATCCGAAGGATTCGACGAAGGAGAAGGCCGCCGAGACCGCCGCGGTCGCCGCCATGAAGGCCGAGATCGCCAAGGCGGTGGCGCCGCTCGCCACCACCGGCACGCCGACCCCGAAGGTCGAGGTGCGCCGCTCGGGCGAGGGTATCCTGATCAGCATCACCGACGAGATCGACTTCAGCATGTTCGGCGTCGGCTCGGCCGAGCCGACGCCGAAGGTGGTGCGGGCGATCGAGAAGATCGCCAAGGTGATCAACAGCCGGCCGGGCCGCATCGTGGTCCGCGGCCATACCGATGCGCGGCCGTTCCGCTCCGACACCTACGACAACTGGCGCCTCTCGACGGCCCGGGCGCAGATGGCCTCCTACATGCTGGTGCGCGGCGGCGTCGACGAGTCCCGGATCGAGCGCATCGAGGGCTATGCCGACCGCCAGCCGCGCAACCCCGCCGACCCGAAGGCGGCGGAGAACCGGCGCATCGAGATCCTGGTCCGGGGGCTGCCCGAATGA